In Papaver somniferum cultivar HN1 chromosome 1, ASM357369v1, whole genome shotgun sequence, a genomic segment contains:
- the LOC113287313 gene encoding F-box/kelch-repeat protein At3g06240-like — translation MVDNPFLYPFGQLVLLNGIFHWVESPTYYSGLPRGIASFDLVSETFKEIQLPQELLDRRKFSVLNLWLFEGCLYLIGSMYMVGVEVWTMKQYGVKESWTKMLVVDGDTFGVGYIDLKNSLGNGVILVQADHLFPFLYDLNKEEARQLKIDGIKPPFFTWAFLGSLISPTFGTCLEAQ, via the coding sequence ATGGTGGACAACCCCTTTTTATATCCATTTGGGCAACTAGTACTTCTCAATGGAATTTTTCATTGGGTAGAAAGTCCCACTTACTACTCTGGATTGCCAAGAGGAATAGCTTCTTTTGATCTTGTAAGCGAGACATTCAAAGAAATCCAACTACCACAAGAGTTATTAGACAGGCGTAAATTTTCTGTGTTAAATTTGTGGCTTTTTGAAGGTTGCCTCTACCTGATTGGTAGCATGTATATGGTTGGTGTTGAGGTGTGGACGATGAAACAGTATGGCGTTAAAGAGTCTTGGACTAAAATGTTGGTAGTTGATGGCGATACATTTGGAGTTGGGTATATTGACTTGAAAAACTCTCTCGGGAATGGTGTGATTCTGGTTCAGGCAGACCATCTATTTCCTTTCCTATATGATCTCAACAAGGAAGAAGCTAGACAACTTAAAATCGATGGCATTAAGCCACCGTTCTTCACATGGGCTTTCTTAGGGAGCTTAATATCACCTACTTTTGGTACTTGTTTGGAGGCACAATAG